A single window of Streptomyces aquilus DNA harbors:
- a CDS encoding cold-shock protein — protein MAQGTVKWFNAEKGYGFIAVDGGADVFVHYSAIQMDGYRTLEEGQRVEFEISQGQKGPQADMVRVTA, from the coding sequence ATGGCTCAGGGCACCGTCAAGTGGTTCAACGCGGAGAAGGGGTACGGCTTCATCGCGGTCGACGGTGGTGCGGATGTTTTCGTCCACTACAGCGCGATCCAGATGGACGGGTACCGCACCCTGGAAGAGGGCCAGCGGGTGGAGTTCGAGATCTCGCAGGGCCAGAAGGGCCCGCAGGCCGACATGGTTCGCGTCACCGCCTGA
- a CDS encoding ubiquitin-like small modifier protein 1: MSVTVRIPTILRTYTGGQAEVAAEGATLADVIADLEKNHTGIAARVLDDQGKLRRFVNVYVNDDDVRFEQGLETATPDGAGVSIIPAVAGG; encoded by the coding sequence GTGAGCGTCACCGTCCGCATCCCCACCATCCTGCGCACCTACACCGGCGGGCAGGCCGAGGTCGCCGCCGAGGGTGCCACCCTCGCCGACGTCATCGCCGACCTGGAGAAGAACCACACGGGCATCGCCGCCCGCGTCCTCGACGACCAGGGCAAGCTGCGCCGCTTCGTCAACGTGTACGTCAACGACGACGACGTCCGCTTCGAGCAGGGCCTGGAGACCGCCACCCCGGACGGCGCGGGCGTCTCGATCATCCCGGCCGTCGCCGGCGGCTGA